The sequence TAAGCCTAATAATAATCATTGAGAAGAAAAGAATAAACATTAATTTCCATTCTTGATTTTGGCATTTTAATAAAATTTTAATTGTAGACCAAGCAAAAATTATAATAATGATAGTACCAATAATAATACCAAAATCCAAAAAAAGCTCAAGTACAAATTGATGGCAATATATCCCAAACTCGTTTCTATCTGAATATATGCCATTTCCAATTATGGGATGTTCCAAGATCATTTGCAAAGCATTTGACCACATTATACTTCTACCTTTATCTAATGCTATATTGCCAGATACTAATGTATTTAGTATTCTTGAACTTGCTCCCATTCGTGATATTACGTTATAAAAATACAATAATATTGCTTCATTTGTAATAACTTCATATATAGTGAAAAATGCAACTAAAATAAAAATAATATTTACAATTCTTTTTTTAGGTGTCGATGCTTCGTGACAAAATAGTACCTTTAAGATCCAGAAAACAAAAAATGATAAAACTGCTGTTCTTGAACCATAAATGGTCATTGCTATAAACGCACTTATAGAAATAGTTGCATATAAATAGCGTATAATTTTTTTTTCTTTTTGGAATTCTATCGCAAAAATAAGGCTAACAAATAATAGACGATAACCTAAAGCCATATCATAGGTATTAGTTGAAAGGAGCCCATTTTCCATGGATCTTAAAAATCCACCTCTTGTTATTGCCGTTCTAATACGAAATGCGCTCCAAATAAATAAAAAATATCCTGAATATTTTAAATACTTCCTTAATTTATTTGGATCGTCAAACATTTGAAAAAACAAACAGGCAAAAATACCACTGGAAAACGTAAATACTGATTTCCATATATTCCAACTTGGCATTGAAATCATAGCTCTTCTATATTCAGGATAAAGCCAATATGTGAAAAAAAACAACAGTGCAGAAACGATAATAATTATAAATCCTGCACTATATACCTTTTGCGGAGACTTTAAACAGGCTATCAAATAAAAGGTATACAATATTAGCAAAGTAATTACTTTAGCAATGAATTCATTTGAAACTCCCTTTTCAATTACCGAATAAAAAAAATCATATGCATAAAAGAGAATCAATGCCAAACCAATATATGAAACTCTAATCCTTAATGATTGCTGTAACATTTTTTACCCCATTCTTTAGCATTTTTATAAGGCTTTCGATTTAATTTTCGTAATGTTTTCATTAATAAAGTATATAAAATGATATGTATCCCAATATTTATGTCCCATTGAGATGTAAATTTTCTTAGCTCTTTGTAGAACATCCACAGCTTCAATTTGCGCAAATAGACTGAAACTACTTCCATTGAATTACTGCAAATTATTACTTTTTGTCTAAACTTCGAGAATTTTTTAATTAGCGGTAACATTTTATCAATATAGTGAGCTCTGTATTTTTGAGCAATTTCTACTGATTTTGCTTTATTTCTGCCTACTTCAGAATTATAAATGTAACCAACTGATTTTACACATTTTATATTGGTAATGGCTGCAGCACGAGCAGTAAACTCATAATCTTGATGTCTCAAAAAAGACTCGTCAAATCCGTTTAGCTTTTCAAATATTTCACGCTTAATCATTAAAGAATTTGAACCAATTACCACAGAGTGTAACAATAAATCATATAACAAATCTCCGCTTTTTTCAAATCCTCTATAATTTGAAGCACAATACACCATACCCCAATCTTCATCTAACTTTGAAATCACTTCAACCTGATCAGCAATTTTATTAGGTAAATATTCATCATCATCATCCAGGAACGCAATATATTTCCCATTTGAATTTCTAAACCCAGTATTTCGAGCAGCTGCGCCATTTTTATTCTCTTCATGTATAACATACTTAACTCTCTTATCATTAAGAAACGGCTCAATGATTTTCTGCGTTTTCAATTGCTCTTCTGTGTTCCTACCATTATCATCTACAATTATTATCTCAATGTTTTTGTACGTCTGATTCAGTACACTGTTTAAAGCTCTCGAAATGTATTGACTGCCATTATAGGTAGGAATAATAACAGAAACTAAATCCATTTTAATAATGCTCTCCTTTACGTCTTATTCAAAGGTAACGTAATCCAGCTCCCAAATTTGTAATCCCATTCATCAGGTATAAATGGCTTTAATCCACTCCAATGAAAAAATGTCATTTCACCAAAGTATACTCTGCCATTTACATTATAAAAGTCTATTCTTACATGAGGTATTCCTTCAGATAGCACTTCAGCCAATTTAATCATTAATTCAAAATTTTCAGGTTTTTTTAGTTCTCGCGTCGCATTAGGATATCCATTTTGAATAGGCAAGTGATTAAAATCAGTATCGTAAAAATCAAATCTGGTATCAATCCCTCTGTCAGTTGCAATAAAAAGTGCTTTTACTTTACCATCAAAAGCAAAGAATTTATAGTCTTTTAATTCATAACCTGACTCATCAACCATATACTGTTCAGCAATAATTCTCGGTTTAACATCTTTATATGGCCACTCACGTGTATTCAAATAGTAGTTTCTTTTTAAGCATCTTTCTATCTTCTTTTTCGCCTGCTTGAAATCAAAACATTTCTTATCTTTGCATATAACAATTCCTCCAGAATCATGTGTACATTTGAGAACAAATTGTTCTGGTAGTAAATCAAAATTAATATCTTCAAATCTATCCCAAACACCTAATGTTGGAATTACATATTTTTCACCAATTTTTTCAGCAACATATTTCTTTACTTCATATTTATCAACCATTTTTGTATACTCAGGACGTCGATCATATAGTTTTAACCATTGCAATTTTTCATTGTATCTTTGTGGATTTTGTAAATTCAGTTTTTTCTTTAATCTAACCCTATAAAGAATTCTTAAATATAATTCATCACCCTTAATATTTTTAGGAAGTATTCTTCCCAATGCTAGTGTAATATACAATAATGGATTCGTTAATATATCTTTAATTTTTTTCATTTTTAGTCCTCTTTTCTAATATGTCATTAAATAAATTTTCCCACATATTTGCAACTGTCTTAACATTCAATTTTTCCCTAAGTAATACGTTATTTTTGCTCATTTTAGTAATTGTCAGTGGGTCCCCCAGTATCTTTCGCATTGCATCTGCCATCTGCTCTCTATTGTTAATATCAACAACATATCCATTTTCACCATCAATAATAAGTTCTTTTGCCACTCCCGATGGAAAGTTTGTAGAAATAACAGGGAGCCCTGAAGCCATCGCTTCTGCTAAAGCATTAGGGAATCCTTCAAAATTCGAAGACATAACAAAAAGTTGTGCATCTGCTATGTGCTTCATAACATTTGTTTTAGTTCCCATTAATTGAATTCTATCATTCAAGCCCAAACGGTTAATTTTTTTCTGAAGTCTTTCCCTTTCAGGTCCTTCTCCATAAATCTCAAGCCTGTATTCAGAGTATTCGTTGGCAATATCAGAAAATGCATCTATGAGTAAATCGTAATTTTTTTGATTACTCAGTCTTCCAACTGCAACAATCAGCTTTCTCCTTTTTATTATTTCTTCTTTATTAATACATTCTTCATTAACTGGATTTGGAATTACTTTTGTAACTGATTTAGGATTTTTGTTCAAAAAATAATCTTGTATTACTTTACTCTGACAAACAATGCAATCAGCTAGCGGGTACACAATGTTGCATAATTTAATAAGTAACTTGCTTCTTTTTCTAGGGTCACAACGTTCAGAAACAACAACAGGATATTTAACCCGTGAAATTCTATTATTTATTACTGATAATAAATTTGTATAAGTTAGAAACGATAAAATTATATCTGGTTTATATTCTCTCAATTGACGTCTATAAAACAATGTACCTTTAATAACCGCACTTATCATTTGAATTCTTTTTATCAAAAAATTACCAGAATTTATATCAGCTCCTCCGCCTATAAATTCTACACGCTTGTCTAATTCATATGCAGAGACAGCTTTTTTTAATGTTACTAATCTAACTTGATGCCCACGCTTAACAAACTCATTAGCCAGTGTTGCCATTACTCTTTCTGCTCCACCCATAGGCATCCCCGTTATCAAAAATAAATATTTAATCTTCTTTCTATCCATCATTTTTTAACCTCTTTTGGGTGCAGAGTTGGTAACTGAAGCCACTCACCAAGTATTTCATCCCATTTGGCAGGCTGAAATGGCATAAATCCACTAAAGTGATAGAATGTTAACTCTCCAAAATATACCTTACCATCAACTTCATAAAAGTCTACTCTCACATGAGGAATATTTTTTGATAACACTCTTGCAAGCTCTTTCATCTTATCAAAATTACTTGGTTTAGTAATTGTAACATCGGAATTAGGATAATGTTGAATTATATTTTGATGATTGAAATCCATATCAAAAAAATCAAATTTTGTATTGCCTGAACTACGCCCAGTAACAACAAACATTAACTTTGGTTCTCCACCAAAACAAAGAAACTTATAATCTCTAAGTTCACCAGTTATCGAATCTTCAAGAAATTGCTCAGCGATAATCCGTGGCTTAATATTTTTATATGGCCATTCCCTGCCTATATAATAAAAATTACATTTTAATGCATCATTAAGTTTCTTCTTAGCTAAATTTATATCTAATTTGCTTTTATCTTTTACAATTACTAATCCTTCAGAGTCGTGCGTGCATTTAAGTACAAACTGCTCTGGCAAAGAGTTAAAATCAATATCATCGAAATTATCCCAAACTCCAAGAGTTGGAACAATATATTCCTCGCCAATAATATCTGCAACATATTTTTTTACTTCATACTTGTCAACCATTTTTATATAATCTGGATTTCTATCATGCAGTTTTAGCCAATTTAGTTTTTCATTAAATGTTCTAGGTTCTTTCAAGTTACAAAAACGTTTATAGTGGGCAAAATAATAAATTTGTATGTATATTGAATCTGGCAAAAAACGAAGTGCATATTTTATTTTCTTTAGTATTTTTTTCTTATTCATAGCATCGCCTCATTGCCAGTTTTCTTGTATAAATTGATCTATTAAATTTAAAATTGCTAAAGGATCTTTATTCTCCCAAGGAACTAAGTTATCTGTTCCATTGTAAATTTTTAAGAATGCTTCTCCCAGCTCTTCCATTTCATAAACCGCTATAACATAATTATTTGCGGCAAATGCTTCGTTATTTTGAATTTGATGGTCATTAATATGCTCACCATATTTTTTAAGCCTTGTCACTGCAATAACTTTTTTTCCCGCATTTAATGCTTTCATTATTGAACCGGATGCACCATGAGTAACAACAATATCTGCTTCATTAATTCTTCTTTCAAACTCTTCTGGTGAAATAAAATCCTTATATTCGAAATTCCTAGGCTTATAAGTGGAAGTACCTATCTGGGCAAACATTTTATCGGTTAAAATTCCTTCGTCATAAAGAGAATCTAGTTTTTCAAACAAACGATTAAAAGGGTATTTTCTCGAACCAACAGTCACAAATATCAATACAGACACCCCACATAAACAGCATTTTTGTAAAACTTTTTCTGTGATTCCCATTGAACTATAAACAAATCTGCATGTTTTTCCATCATTTTACCGGCTACGGTAGGCATGTTTGCTCTTCCAAAAGTTTCAATAAAAATGAACTTTTTGCGAAATAAAACAGCTAATAAGTAAAATGGATATGCAACCATCGTGCCCGTAGTAATAACAAAATCTGGACGCTCTTTTATCCAAATAAACAATGTATACGTTGCATTCCATAACATTTTCAACGGCATTAACTTATCCTTTAAATCTGTTTGTAGCATAAAATACTTTGCCAGTGGTGCCTCAATCTTTGTCTTTTCTGTGACAAAAAAGCCCGTATATTTATCGGCCAGTGGCTTAAGCTTCTGCAATTGTTCCCAATGCCCACCTGACGAAGAAACAAAACAGATTCTCGGTTTTCTATTATGAACCTTTTTACGTTTTTCCATCTTTTTAATCATCCCTAAACTCTTCTATGTAATTTGGGGTATATGTCCATCTCACAAAAGTATCTCAATCTTTTGGCAATTTCTCAACAAACACAGATAGAAAATTTTTCTCATCAACATAATTAGTATAACTGATGTATAAAATTAACAAGTTCAGTTCATCTTTTACTATTAATTTAAAACATCTATTCTATTTGCTTGCCTTATTATTTCTGCATATAAAATTCACGATACCACTTAGCAAACTTACTCAATCCTTCTTCAAGACTTGTGCTTGGCTTAAATCCAAAATCTCGAACTAAATCATCTACATCAGCATATGTTTGGTATACATCACCAGGCTGCATAGGAAGTAGTTCTTTTTCACCAGGCTTTGTAATAATGCCTTCCTCCATCAGACATTTCTCCAATACTTCCACGAAATGCATTAAATTTTCTGGTTTGTTATTTCCGATATTGTAAATCTTGTATCTTACTCCATCTTCCATAGGTTCAGGAACCTTTTGGAGCACAAGCACAATACCCTTAACTATATCATCAATATATGTAAAATCACGGTACATGTCACCATAGTTAAAAATCTGAATCTTTTTACCTTGTGCTAACTTATTTGTAAAGCTAAAATACGCCATATCCGGTCGTCCCGCAGGACCATAAACAGTAAAGAAGCGTAATCCTGTCGATGGTATATTGTACAATTTACTATATGTATAAGCCATTAACTCATTAGACTTTTTTGTTGCTGCATACAGTGAAACAGGATAGTCTACTTTGTCTTCAGTAGAATATGGTACTTTCTTGTTTGAACCATAAACAGATGAACTGCTCGCATAAACAAGGTGTTCAACTGGAACTTTACCTTCGTCATATGAATGACGGCAGGCCTCAAGTATATTGTAAAAACCTATTATATTCGATTCAATATAAGCATCTGGGTTAGTAATGCTATATCTAACTCCAGCCTGCGCAGCTAAATTAACTACAATCTGTGGATGGTATGTATTAAAAATATTATTAATTAATTCTTTATCTGCAATGTTTCCTTTCACAAAAATGAATTTTGAATTATTACACAAACTTTCTAAACGACTTTCTTTTAATTTAACATCATAATAATCATTCATATTGTCAATACCTATAATTGTAATACCATCCACTGTATCAAGTAATTGCTTAGCAAAATAAGCTCCAATAAAACCAGCAACACCTGTAATAAATATAATCTTATTTCTTAAGTCTATTTTTGACATAACCTTACTACTCCTTCTTCATGTTATATAAATAATCAATGCAAAACAGTATAGTAATACCTTAGTTTAATAGTCCAAAATAAGCATATTTCAATAATCATACTTCTCCACATCAACTATATATTTACATGGACATGTTAATCACCTATAGCATATATCTTCAGTTGTCCTTTTTTGTATTATGTTGTACGACATCTTACATTGTTCTCATTGTCCGAAACTTTTCTAACAACTTCCAATGCTACGGTTACTAATCTGACATCTCCCATTATCTCTATCTCAATTAATGCCTCTCTCCTATGTCTATTTATCTTTTTAACAAGACTTTCCATACCTTTTAAGGGCCCATCAAATATAAGTATTTTATCT comes from Acetivibrio thermocellus ATCC 27405 and encodes:
- the pssD gene encoding PssD/Cps14F family polysaccharide biosynthesis glycosyltransferase → MEKRKKVHNRKPRICFVSSSGGHWEQLQKLKPLADKYTGFFVTEKTKIEAPLAKYFMLQTDLKDKLMPLKMLWNATYTLFIWIKERPDFVITTGTMVAYPFYLLAVLFRKKFIFIETFGRANMPTVAGKMMEKHADLFIVQWESQKKFYKNAVYVGCLY
- a CDS encoding O-antigen ligase family protein codes for the protein MLQQSLRIRVSYIGLALILFYAYDFFYSVIEKGVSNEFIAKVITLLILYTFYLIACLKSPQKVYSAGFIIIIVSALLFFFTYWLYPEYRRAMISMPSWNIWKSVFTFSSGIFACLFFQMFDDPNKLRKYLKYSGYFLFIWSAFRIRTAITRGGFLRSMENGLLSTNTYDMALGYRLLFVSLIFAIEFQKEKKIIRYLYATISISAFIAMTIYGSRTAVLSFFVFWILKVLFCHEASTPKKRIVNIIFILVAFFTIYEVITNEAILLYFYNVISRMGASSRILNTLVSGNIALDKGRSIMWSNALQMILEHPIIGNGIYSDRNEFGIYCHQFVLELFLDFGIIIGTIIIIIFAWSTIKILLKCQNQEWKLMFILFFSMIIIRLNFSSSFWSDTNFWACLIIGSKALRETAKLNISCYRLSGRCY
- a CDS encoding glycosyltransferase family 4 protein, whose translation is MMDRKKIKYLFLITGMPMGGAERVMATLANEFVKRGHQVRLVTLKKAVSAYELDKRVEFIGGGADINSGNFLIKRIQMISAVIKGTLFYRRQLREYKPDIILSFLTYTNLLSVINNRISRVKYPVVVSERCDPRKRSKLLIKLCNIVYPLADCIVCQSKVIQDYFLNKNPKSVTKVIPNPVNEECINKEEIIKRRKLIVAVGRLSNQKNYDLLIDAFSDIANEYSEYRLEIYGEGPERERLQKKINRLGLNDRIQLMGTKTNVMKHIADAQLFVMSSNFEGFPNALAEAMASGLPVISTNFPSGVAKELIIDGENGYVVDINNREQMADAMRKILGDPLTITKMSKNNVLLREKLNVKTVANMWENLFNDILEKRTKNEKN
- a CDS encoding GDP-mannose 4,6-dehydratase, giving the protein MSKIDLRNKIIFITGVAGFIGAYFAKQLLDTVDGITIIGIDNMNDYYDVKLKESRLESLCNNSKFIFVKGNIADKELINNIFNTYHPQIVVNLAAQAGVRYSITNPDAYIESNIIGFYNILEACRHSYDEGKVPVEHLVYASSSSVYGSNKKVPYSTEDKVDYPVSLYAATKKSNELMAYTYSKLYNIPSTGLRFFTVYGPAGRPDMAYFSFTNKLAQGKKIQIFNYGDMYRDFTYIDDIVKGIVLVLQKVPEPMEDGVRYKIYNIGNNKPENLMHFVEVLEKCLMEEGIITKPGEKELLPMQPGDVYQTYADVDDLVRDFGFKPSTSLEEGLSKFAKWYREFYMQK
- a CDS encoding glycosyltransferase family 2 protein produces the protein MDLVSVIIPTYNGSQYISRALNSVLNQTYKNIEIIIVDDNGRNTEEQLKTQKIIEPFLNDKRVKYVIHEENKNGAAARNTGFRNSNGKYIAFLDDDDEYLPNKIADQVEVISKLDEDWGMVYCASNYRGFEKSGDLLYDLLLHSVVIGSNSLMIKREIFEKLNGFDESFLRHQDYEFTARAAAITNIKCVKSVGYIYNSEVGRNKAKSVEIAQKYRAHYIDKMLPLIKKFSKFRQKVIICSNSMEVVSVYLRKLKLWMFYKELRKFTSQWDINIGIHIILYTLLMKTLRKLNRKPYKNAKEWGKKCYSNH
- a CDS encoding ATP-grasp fold amidoligase family protein: MKKIKDILTNPLLYITLALGRILPKNIKGDELYLRILYRVRLKKKLNLQNPQRYNEKLQWLKLYDRRPEYTKMVDKYEVKKYVAEKIGEKYVIPTLGVWDRFEDINFDLLPEQFVLKCTHDSGGIVICKDKKCFDFKQAKKKIERCLKRNYYLNTREWPYKDVKPRIIAEQYMVDESGYELKDYKFFAFDGKVKALFIATDRGIDTRFDFYDTDFNHLPIQNGYPNATRELKKPENFELMIKLAEVLSEGIPHVRIDFYNVNGRVYFGEMTFFHWSGLKPFIPDEWDYKFGSWITLPLNKT
- a CDS encoding glycosyltransferase, which encodes MTVGSRKYPFNRLFEKLDSLYDEGILTDKMFAQIGTSTYKPRNFEYKDFISPEEFERRINEADIVVTHGASGSIMKALNAGKKVIAVTRLKKYGEHINDHQIQNNEAFAANNYVIAVYEMEELGEAFLKIYNGTDNLVPWENKDPLAILNLIDQFIQENWQ
- a CDS encoding ATP-grasp fold amidoligase family protein, which encodes MNKKKILKKIKYALRFLPDSIYIQIYYFAHYKRFCNLKEPRTFNEKLNWLKLHDRNPDYIKMVDKYEVKKYVADIIGEEYIVPTLGVWDNFDDIDFNSLPEQFVLKCTHDSEGLVIVKDKSKLDINLAKKKLNDALKCNFYYIGREWPYKNIKPRIIAEQFLEDSITGELRDYKFLCFGGEPKLMFVVTGRSSGNTKFDFFDMDFNHQNIIQHYPNSDVTITKPSNFDKMKELARVLSKNIPHVRVDFYEVDGKVYFGELTFYHFSGFMPFQPAKWDEILGEWLQLPTLHPKEVKK